One part of the Acetoanaerobium sticklandii genome encodes these proteins:
- a CDS encoding ABC transporter ATP-binding protein, producing MSKIVLNNIYKSFGHTKVIENINLEVEQGEILSLLGESGCGKTTTLKLIAGILSPDSGDIYIGEKRINDLPIEKRKAVIVFQDYVLFPHLNIEKNVGFGLKMMGKPKAEIKSRVDEMLSLVSLEGYNKRYPHELSGGQKQRIALARALAIEPSVLLLDEPFSNLDANLKESVRDLVMTIQRKLNITTIMVTHEKEEAMMYSDKIAVMINGKIEQIGSSMEVYNEPKTLEVAKLVSSYNLIEGCSKSNMIDLFGVKVKSRFENEKVSIIIRPEAIVIDESSSLKARLIREKFAGEKKYLELELGNIKLKAVADSSCSFVENQEIGIRFLEEKLFIYEAKE from the coding sequence ATGTCTAAAATAGTTTTAAATAATATTTATAAGAGCTTTGGACATACTAAGGTAATTGAAAATATAAACCTAGAGGTAGAGCAAGGAGAGATTCTTTCCCTGCTTGGAGAGTCTGGATGTGGCAAAACTACTACTCTTAAGCTCATAGCTGGAATACTTTCCCCAGATAGTGGAGATATTTATATTGGAGAAAAGAGAATAAATGATTTGCCAATTGAAAAAAGAAAGGCAGTTATTGTGTTTCAGGATTATGTTTTATTCCCTCATCTAAACATTGAAAAAAATGTAGGCTTTGGGCTTAAGATGATGGGAAAGCCAAAAGCTGAAATAAAGTCAAGGGTAGATGAAATGCTGAGCCTAGTTTCTTTAGAAGGCTATAACAAAAGATATCCTCATGAGCTTTCTGGAGGACAAAAGCAAAGGATAGCTCTTGCTAGAGCGCTTGCTATAGAGCCAAGTGTACTACTTTTAGATGAACCTTTTTCGAATTTAGATGCAAATCTAAAAGAAAGTGTCAGAGATTTAGTGATGACTATCCAAAGGAAGCTAAATATCACTACAATAATGGTGACTCATGAAAAAGAAGAAGCTATGATGTATTCAGATAAAATAGCTGTTATGATAAATGGAAAAATAGAGCAGATAGGCAGTAGCATGGAAGTTTATAACGAACCTAAAACTCTTGAAGTTGCAAAGCTTGTGAGTAGCTATAATCTGATTGAAGGCTGTTCTAAATCAAATATGATTGATTTGTTTGGAGTAAAAGTTAAATCGAGATTTGAAAATGAAAAAGTAAGCATCATTATTAGACCAGAAGCTATTGTAATCGACGAATCATCGAGCCTTAAGGCAAGGCTAATTAGGGAGAAATTTGCTGGAGAGAAAAAATATCTTGAGCTAGAATTAGGAAATATAAAGCTTAAGGCAGTTGCAGATAGCAGCTGTAGTTTTGTTGAAAATCAAGAAATTGGTATTAGGTTCTTAGAAGAAAAGCTGTTTATATATGAAGCGAAGGAGTAA
- a CDS encoding ABC transporter permease: protein MKNSRLKYKLIAYSMVLSIILPLLLIIIWSFANRWQWPSLVPTDYGLRGWSYIFGARAKTFEIICISMCISFIASVITIGITIPAAKAMAHYNFKFKKQIEMLIFLPAIVPTVVVAMGIHIHFLKMNLGGSFSGLVLINILPCIPYSYWILKNVFEIIGDKMNYQARVLGASSTQTFIYITLPMIFPGIITALSMSFIVSFGQYFINVLIGAGKITTFTMLMFPYIESGDRTMGSVYGTVFLFASLIGLVIVEKLTSSMYRGKLKEYKYV from the coding sequence ATGAAAAACAGTAGATTAAAGTACAAACTAATAGCCTATAGCATGGTTTTATCGATAATATTGCCTCTTTTATTAATCATAATCTGGAGCTTTGCTAACAGATGGCAGTGGCCTAGCCTTGTTCCAACGGATTATGGACTTAGAGGCTGGAGCTATATATTTGGAGCAAGAGCTAAAACCTTTGAAATAATATGTATCAGTATGTGTATTTCCTTTATCGCTTCGGTTATAACTATAGGAATTACTATTCCAGCGGCCAAAGCAATGGCGCATTATAACTTTAAATTCAAAAAACAAATTGAAATGCTAATATTTTTGCCGGCTATTGTACCTACTGTAGTAGTGGCTATGGGAATACATATACATTTCTTGAAGATGAACCTAGGAGGTAGCTTTTCAGGCTTAGTACTTATCAACATTCTTCCGTGCATTCCATATTCTTACTGGATACTTAAAAACGTATTTGAAATTATTGGAGATAAAATGAATTATCAGGCTAGAGTGCTAGGTGCAAGTAGTACTCAGACCTTTATTTATATCACACTGCCTATGATATTTCCAGGAATCATAACTGCGCTTAGCATGTCGTTTATAGTTTCATTTGGTCAATATTTTATAAATGTATTAATAGGGGCAGGAAAAATAACTACATTTACTATGCTCATGTTTCCATATATAGAAAGTGGAGATAGAACCATGGGCTCTGTTTATGGAACTGTATTTCTGTTTGCAAGCTTAATAGGGCTTGTTATAGTAGAAAAGCTTACATCAAGTATGTATAGAGGTAAATTAAAGGAGTACAAATATGTCTAA
- a CDS encoding ABC transporter permease, which yields MNIYKLGFYNVLRRRNKAVLISLLSAVTICIFVIIFTLYFSSNKAVDIVSDRMGADIIILPNNADKDAKELMYSGSPVMGFMDKSVLDEIPKENISQYSAQFFLRTLTQYGCCTFPVSYRVLGIDYDSDFLVKPWLEKNHITSLGEKEVILGVNVMPDEEGSIEIMDQVFELAGTLMPTETALDDTIIMNINDSIWLADVFFDADAGDYFLKQKPEELISAVMIKVKDGADVEKVVMDIKKSKIDAQVISLSQQKMEVKETIKNVSEILMIFAGSTFLITLIALFGIFNVMASQREKEMGYLRAMGYKKSELTFMYTIEVLTIIVLGGVVGSLMGISLSGYMYDMVNKIVLMPQGAFTLSDRLLPGLLGIMISIVIGVLVSIIPVVKINKNEPKDVFTSGGVR from the coding sequence ATGAACATATATAAATTAGGATTTTACAATGTACTGCGAAGAAGAAATAAAGCAGTACTTATAAGCTTGTTATCAGCAGTTACAATTTGTATTTTTGTCATTATATTTACTTTATATTTTTCTTCAAATAAAGCTGTCGATATTGTTTCTGACAGGATGGGAGCAGACATAATAATACTTCCAAACAATGCAGACAAGGATGCAAAAGAGCTTATGTATTCGGGTTCTCCAGTGATGGGGTTTATGGATAAAAGCGTACTGGATGAAATTCCAAAGGAAAATATTTCACAGTACTCAGCTCAATTTTTTCTAAGAACACTCACTCAGTATGGATGCTGTACTTTTCCAGTGAGCTACAGAGTGCTAGGAATAGATTATGATTCAGACTTTTTAGTGAAGCCATGGCTAGAGAAAAACCACATAACCTCTTTGGGCGAGAAAGAGGTTATTCTAGGGGTAAATGTCATGCCTGATGAAGAGGGAAGTATTGAAATTATGGATCAGGTTTTTGAACTGGCTGGAACCTTAATGCCAACAGAGACAGCTCTAGATGACACAATAATAATGAATATAAATGATAGTATATGGTTGGCAGATGTATTTTTTGATGCTGATGCAGGGGACTACTTCCTAAAGCAAAAACCTGAAGAGCTTATTTCAGCTGTTATGATAAAGGTCAAGGATGGAGCAGATGTAGAAAAAGTAGTAATGGATATAAAAAAATCTAAAATAGATGCTCAGGTTATATCCTTGAGTCAGCAAAAAATGGAAGTGAAGGAAACTATAAAAAATGTATCTGAAATACTGATGATATTTGCAGGCTCGACATTCTTAATAACACTTATTGCTCTATTTGGGATATTTAATGTAATGGCTTCTCAGAGGGAAAAGGAAATGGGATACTTAAGAGCTATGGGATATAAAAAATCTGAGCTTACATTTATGTATACGATTGAGGTTTTGACTATTATAGTACTCGGAGGAGTAGTTGGAAGCCTAATGGGTATATCACTAAGCGGATATATGTATGATATGGTAAACAAAATAGTTTTAATGCCACAAGGGGCGTTTACATTATCAGATAGACTCTTGCCAGGACTGCTTGGTATTATGATTTCGATTGTAATAGGGGTACTTGTTTCAATTATTCCTGTTGTAAAAATCAATAAAAATGAACCTAAGGATGTCTTTACTTCTGGAGGTGTAAGATAA
- a CDS encoding TVP38/TMEM64 family protein, with protein sequence MTKLKKTIIIIATLAFFICIYNSFLCDITAASIRNWVDGFGSLAPFAYIGVWIVLPIFFFPVPVLALAGGLSFGLWDGTLYTIIGAIINSSVMYYIAKILSKDMIRSYLKEKMPKAWWDKFMESSSRDSFLIVFICRLIPAMPYNVINYASGLAEIGFTQYTIATFIGILPGTVIFLNVGDKILDIKSPEFIISIILVILLTAGSILLGKALSKKSSVMPEND encoded by the coding sequence GTGACTAAATTAAAGAAAACTATAATTATAATAGCGACTTTAGCATTTTTCATTTGTATTTATAATTCTTTTCTTTGCGATATTACTGCAGCATCAATAAGAAATTGGGTTGATGGGTTTGGCTCTCTTGCTCCTTTTGCTTATATAGGTGTATGGATAGTGCTTCCTATATTCTTTTTTCCAGTGCCAGTGCTTGCTTTAGCAGGAGGACTTTCGTTTGGACTTTGGGATGGAACTTTATATACTATTATAGGAGCTATAATAAACAGCAGCGTCATGTACTACATAGCAAAAATACTATCTAAGGATATGATAAGAAGCTACCTTAAAGAAAAGATGCCAAAGGCTTGGTGGGATAAATTTATGGAATCGAGTAGCAGAGATAGCTTTTTGATAGTTTTCATTTGCAGACTTATTCCTGCTATGCCATACAACGTCATAAACTATGCATCTGGACTTGCTGAAATAGGCTTTACTCAGTATACGATAGCGACCTTCATTGGCATCTTGCCAGGAACTGTTATTTTTCTAAATGTAGGGGATAAAATACTAGATATAAAGTCACCTGAATTTATAATTTCTATCATATTAGTAATTTTACTTACAGCAGGCTCGATATTATTAGGAAAAGCTCTTTCTAAGAAATCTAGTGTCATGCCAGAAAATGACTAA
- a CDS encoding ABC transporter ATP-binding protein, with the protein MDKIMEVKNLVKMYKDTEDIYAADDVSVDINKGEFILITGESGAGKSTLLYIMGLMLKPDKGELMFGGKPLNWSNEDELNSYRRNKMGFVFQEPQLVEALTVNENLMLMKGLNNSELEIDGLLEEFGLLKHKDKLPNTLSGGQKRRVMVLMAIVKKPEVIFLDEPTNDLDEKWSEKVLVKLKKLSNQGTSIVMVSHDEQCKKHADKVLCMKSGKIDEIM; encoded by the coding sequence ATGGATAAGATTATGGAAGTTAAAAACCTTGTAAAAATGTACAAAGATACAGAAGATATTTATGCAGCTGATGATGTGAGCGTAGATATAAATAAAGGAGAGTTTATATTAATAACAGGGGAGTCTGGAGCAGGAAAATCTACTCTACTGTATATAATGGGACTAATGCTAAAACCAGACAAGGGAGAGCTAATGTTTGGTGGAAAGCCACTTAACTGGTCAAATGAAGATGAACTAAATTCATACAGAAGAAACAAAATGGGTTTTGTTTTTCAAGAACCTCAATTAGTAGAAGCGCTAACAGTAAATGAAAATCTAATGCTTATGAAAGGACTTAATAATTCTGAGCTTGAAATTGATGGGTTATTAGAAGAGTTTGGTCTTTTAAAGCATAAAGATAAGCTGCCAAATACCCTTAGTGGAGGTCAAAAAAGAAGAGTAATGGTTCTTATGGCTATAGTTAAAAAGCCTGAGGTTATATTTCTCGATGAGCCTACTAATGATTTAGATGAAAAATGGTCTGAAAAAGTTCTAGTTAAGCTAAAAAAGCTTAGCAATCAAGGAACTTCTATAGTGATGGTAAGCCATGATGAGCAGTGCAAGAAGCATGCTGACAAGGTGCTTTGCATGAAGTCTGGAAAAATTGATGAAATTATGTAA
- a CDS encoding MarR family winged helix-turn-helix transcriptional regulator: protein MHEKFIGHRIRILNNLIKREIESSEHFAYAQSITGTNSWIIAYLAQNSDKDIYQKDLEKKFSVTRSTASKVIKLMVQKGLIVREEVESDARLKKLILTEKALNMNEAIKSDILKLNEKLAKGFTDEEMQTMQNYIDRMIDNINS from the coding sequence GTGCATGAAAAATTTATTGGCCATAGAATTCGTATATTAAATAATCTTATAAAAAGAGAAATTGAAAGCTCTGAGCATTTTGCCTATGCACAGAGCATAACAGGTACGAATAGCTGGATTATTGCTTATTTAGCACAAAATAGCGATAAGGATATATATCAAAAGGATTTAGAAAAAAAGTTTTCAGTTACTAGATCCACTGCTTCAAAGGTAATAAAATTAATGGTTCAAAAAGGTCTGATTGTAAGGGAAGAGGTAGAATCAGATGCAAGACTGAAAAAGCTCATCCTAACAGAAAAGGCTTTAAACATGAATGAAGCAATTAAATCAGATATTTTAAAGCTAAATGAAAAGCTTGCAAAAGGATTTACGGATGAAGAAATGCAAACTATGCAGAATTACATAGACAGAATGATAGACAACATTAATTCATAA
- a CDS encoding copper amine oxidase N-terminal domain-containing protein — MKKMIKVFTVGSLVLGMTSNIAMAGSVLTSDSAEQVNAKAGVIQDDSLKEEKISYMSFEGYVKEIESNNGYTSVIMTDGKSDEVIGQFNLKGDILVVNQDTATIQALDKIEKGQKIRGFYRKDMPMILIYPPVINPEFIMISSEDTKNFVKHSYFDESLTSIDNNLKLNISDSSVLIDKHGKSVDIEKLKNKDLVVVYDVSTKSIPAQTNPKQVIMLEKDADEMPVKDEALEKIIDSGYMANGVNMIPLKQVADHFGYETSWDNSTKTATLRKENSSFTVTIGQQMYGYNKSLQKFEVSPEIKDARTYVPESILELLQK, encoded by the coding sequence ATGAAAAAAATGATAAAAGTGTTTACAGTAGGTTCTTTAGTATTGGGAATGACGTCTAATATTGCTATGGCAGGTTCTGTTTTGACTAGCGATTCAGCTGAGCAAGTAAATGCTAAAGCTGGAGTAATACAAGATGATAGCTTAAAAGAAGAAAAAATAAGCTATATGAGCTTTGAAGGCTATGTAAAGGAAATTGAATCAAATAATGGATATACCTCTGTTATAATGACAGATGGTAAGTCAGATGAGGTTATAGGACAATTTAACTTAAAAGGAGATATTCTTGTAGTAAATCAAGATACAGCTACAATTCAAGCTCTAGACAAAATAGAAAAAGGACAGAAAATTAGAGGCTTTTATAGAAAAGATATGCCTATGATACTAATATATCCTCCAGTTATAAATCCAGAATTTATAATGATAAGCTCAGAGGATACTAAGAATTTTGTTAAGCATTCTTATTTTGATGAAAGCCTAACAAGTATTGACAATAATCTCAAGCTGAACATATCAGATTCTTCAGTGCTTATCGATAAGCATGGAAAGAGCGTTGATATCGAGAAATTAAAAAACAAAGATTTAGTAGTTGTTTATGATGTTTCTACTAAGAGCATCCCAGCTCAAACAAATCCAAAACAAGTTATAATGCTTGAAAAGGATGCAGATGAAATGCCAGTAAAGGATGAAGCCTTAGAAAAAATCATAGATTCTGGATATATGGCTAATGGAGTTAATATGATTCCTCTTAAGCAGGTGGCAGACCATTTTGGATATGAAACTTCATGGGATAACTCTACGAAAACTGCAACACTAAGAAAAGAAAATTCTTCATTTACAGTTACTATAGGTCAGCAAATGTATGGCTATAATAAAAGCCTTCAAAAATTTGAAGTATCTCCAGAGATAAAAGATGCAAGAACCTATGTGCCTGAGTCTATTTTAGAATTGCTTCAGAAATAA
- a CDS encoding CDP-alcohol phosphatidyltransferase family protein, with amino-acid sequence MLDTHGRKYVEPIIESVANAFINRNISANKVTVLAFVLGISSGGWMLLGQPLIATAVLWISGLLDAVDGAIARKTGTSSSWGALMDITFDRIVELSVIISLAVLYPQARLVLIMLTGSIIISMTVFLTVGALSKNTKNKAFYYQAGLAERTEGFIMSSLMMLFSNHIIIITIVYFLAILFTAGQRLKEAYELLRN; translated from the coding sequence ATGCTAGACACTCATGGAAGAAAATATGTTGAGCCAATAATAGAGAGCGTTGCAAATGCTTTTATAAATAGAAATATTTCTGCAAATAAAGTAACAGTTTTAGCTTTTGTACTAGGAATATCTAGTGGAGGCTGGATGCTTCTTGGTCAGCCCCTCATTGCTACAGCTGTACTTTGGATATCTGGACTGCTTGATGCAGTAGATGGAGCTATAGCTAGAAAAACAGGCACAAGCTCTTCTTGGGGTGCACTTATGGATATAACCTTTGATAGAATAGTAGAGCTATCAGTTATTATTTCTCTAGCTGTACTATATCCACAGGCTAGACTAGTTCTCATAATGCTGACAGGCTCGATTATTATATCTATGACTGTATTTTTGACTGTAGGAGCACTTAGTAAGAATACTAAAAATAAAGCATTTTATTATCAAGCTGGCTTGGCTGAAAGAACTGAAGGCTTTATAATGTCATCTCTTATGATGCTTTTTTCTAATCATATCATCATCATAACAATAGTATATTTTTTAGCAATTTTATTTACAGCAGGGCAAAGGCTAAAAGAAGCATATGAACTATTAAGAAATTAA
- a CDS encoding DUF4418 family protein, whose protein sequence is MKKYVNLLNAILGAILLIAVKYISPVCTGKVLLQSGKEMPMRCHYTSTAVILIAIILIALSIELYIRKAHLPITFIVLGLILFIIPLDTPFSIGVCMKPMECHSTALWIKIISGILILSGISTFFLKDENSKIV, encoded by the coding sequence ATGAAAAAATATGTAAACCTTTTAAACGCAATTTTAGGGGCTATACTGCTAATAGCTGTAAAGTACATAAGCCCTGTCTGTACTGGGAAAGTCTTGCTTCAAAGTGGCAAGGAAATGCCTATGAGATGTCATTACACCAGTACTGCTGTAATACTTATCGCTATCATCCTAATAGCTTTATCTATTGAGCTCTACATAAGAAAAGCTCACCTTCCAATTACATTTATAGTACTTGGACTTATACTATTTATCATTCCACTTGATACACCATTTAGTATAGGTGTATGTATGAAGCCTATGGAGTGTCACTCTACAGCTCTATGGATTAAAATCATCAGCGGAATTCTTATTTTAAGTGGAATATCTACTTTCTTCTTAAAGGATGAAAATTCTAAAATCGTCTAG
- a CDS encoding YdjY domain-containing protein yields the protein MKFKKNALLAIMLGISMLGFAGCSNAPAETTEEPAAQEEPAAQEEPAAPDQVGGVSLENPILVDKEAKTVTVLTQVNGKYFTEVTRHASVFKDGTNGAKSVFTAYADPVAFYDALVEIGAEPGNNMTVDNGATTHVEGTALDMKVTWNGAEKEYDVNEVIKDSNGKQIAFKFGGNLEMAKNKNTGCLSCLDSCPVGIISNSAYTYGSVEKTSEVTFMGNGDILPEDGTYIATVYSIAE from the coding sequence ATGAAATTTAAAAAGAATGCACTTTTAGCTATTATGTTAGGAATCAGTATGCTTGGATTTGCAGGCTGCAGTAATGCACCAGCTGAAACTACTGAAGAGCCAGCAGCTCAAGAAGAACCAGCTGCTCAAGAGGAACCTGCAGCACCAGATCAAGTAGGAGGAGTATCATTAGAAAATCCTATCCTTGTAGACAAAGAAGCAAAAACTGTAACTGTACTTACTCAAGTAAATGGAAAATATTTCACAGAAGTAACTCGTCATGCTTCAGTATTTAAAGATGGTACTAATGGTGCAAAATCAGTATTTACTGCATATGCTGATCCAGTTGCGTTTTATGATGCGTTAGTTGAAATAGGAGCTGAGCCAGGAAATAATATGACTGTAGATAATGGTGCAACTACTCATGTTGAGGGTACTGCTCTAGATATGAAAGTTACATGGAACGGCGCAGAAAAAGAATACGATGTAAATGAAGTAATCAAAGACAGCAATGGAAAACAAATTGCATTTAAATTTGGTGGAAACCTTGAAATGGCAAAAAATAAAAACACTGGTTGCTTATCTTGCCTTGATAGCTGTCCAGTAGGAATAATTTCAAACTCTGCTTATACTTATGGCTCAGTTGAAAAAACAAGTGAAGTTACATTCATGGGTAATGGAGATATATTACCAGAAGATGGAACATATATAGCTACAGTATATTCTATAGCTGAATAA
- a CDS encoding VTT domain-containing protein has translation MKKLRLLFYYTATGIALGFLINMLLFFSVAYEMMVGLGLVMYIFTAFGAMVALSKQRLDWKYSFFIIEGLAVFLALVTGRLQQFLYITKETLVITTPVSQVRPYFLAFVIVVNLVNIYIIMTLKKYQKEYTKEERKALKESELKLKDLREEIDASELEQIKKKRKLGRIIALAGIGIFMICYFTIDSLHTGLNEAFATISRLDTQIVIEYLRSFGKLAVVVSFTLMVLQSIAAPIPAFLITLSNAAIFGWWQGAILSWSSAMAGAALCFFIARVLGRDAVEKLTSKGAMESVDVFFEKYGKFAILICRLLPFVSFDFVSYAAGLTNMRFWAFFIATGLGQLPATIVYSYVGGTLTGGAQKLFVGLLTLFALSIMIGIAKKIYNDKQNAKKSIDKAS, from the coding sequence ATGAAAAAACTAAGATTGCTGTTCTACTATACTGCTACAGGTATAGCACTAGGCTTTCTTATTAATATGCTACTGTTCTTTAGTGTAGCGTATGAGATGATGGTAGGTCTTGGGCTGGTGATGTATATTTTCACTGCTTTTGGAGCTATGGTTGCTTTATCAAAGCAAAGACTTGATTGGAAATATTCGTTTTTCATTATAGAAGGGCTAGCAGTATTTTTAGCTCTTGTAACTGGAAGATTACAGCAGTTTTTATATATCACAAAAGAAACCTTGGTTATTACTACTCCGGTTTCACAGGTTAGACCGTATTTTTTAGCTTTTGTAATTGTGGTAAATTTAGTGAATATCTATATCATAATGACTTTAAAGAAATATCAAAAGGAATATACAAAAGAGGAAAGAAAAGCTTTAAAAGAAAGCGAGCTAAAGCTTAAGGACCTTCGTGAGGAAATAGATGCATCAGAGCTTGAGCAAATTAAGAAGAAAAGAAAGCTAGGTAGAATTATTGCGCTAGCAGGGATCGGGATTTTTATGATTTGCTATTTTACTATAGACTCACTTCATACAGGACTTAATGAAGCATTTGCAACTATTTCTAGACTAGACACTCAAATAGTAATTGAGTACCTTAGATCATTTGGAAAATTAGCAGTAGTTGTTTCATTTACACTTATGGTGCTTCAATCAATTGCGGCTCCTATTCCAGCATTTTTAATTACATTATCAAATGCTGCGATATTTGGATGGTGGCAAGGAGCAATTTTATCTTGGTCTTCTGCTATGGCAGGAGCGGCACTATGCTTCTTTATTGCAAGAGTGCTAGGTAGAGATGCAGTTGAAAAGCTTACTAGCAAGGGTGCTATGGAGAGTGTTGATGTATTCTTTGAAAAGTACGGTAAGTTTGCAATCTTAATTTGTAGACTGCTTCCATTTGTTTCTTTTGACTTTGTAAGCTATGCAGCAGGACTTACGAATATGAGATTCTGGGCGTTCTTTATTGCAACTGGACTTGGACAGCTTCCTGCTACTATAGTATACTCTTATGTAGGAGGAACTCTTACAGGTGGAGCTCAAAAGCTATTTGTAGGTTTACTTACACTGTTTGCACTATCGATAATGATAGGTATAGCTAAAAAGATATACAATGATAAACAAAATGCAAAAAAATCTATTGATAAAGCTAGCTAG
- a CDS encoding ABC transporter ATP-binding protein, with protein sequence MIKKLARYIKGYKKDSILTPIFVMLEVIMEVLIPFLMADLIDKGIDGGNIPLIIKLGVTLLIGAFISLFFGALAGKTAATASAGFAKNLRKGMFYNIQDFSFSNVDKFSNSSLITRLTTDVTNVQMSYQMIIRNAARSPLMLIFALTAAFGISSKLSLIFLTMIPVLGIGLYLIIKNAFPIFERVFKSYDNLNRIVQENLSGIRVVKSFIREEHEIDKFSKTSEEISKDFIKAEKLLAFNMPLMQFSVYSCMLLLSWFGARAVVASGNNPTLGLSTGQLMSLITYTMQILMSLMMLSMVLVMITISKASARRIVEVLDEQTDIKNPSSPIYEVENGDIEFENVNFKYSDSADKLCLENINIKIKSGETIGIIGGTGSSKTTLLQLIPRLYDVSSGAVKVSGIDVRNYDIKSLRKSVSMVLQKNVLFSGTIKENLKWGNPDATDEEIKLACSIAQADGFIESFPDKYETYIEQGGTNVSGGQKQRICIARALLSNPKVLILDDSTSAVDTKTDSHIRKELLSSMPNTTKIIIGQRISSISEADKILVMDDGKIVDYGTHEELIKSSSIYREVYESQSKGVLGSEA encoded by the coding sequence ATGATAAAGAAATTAGCTAGATATATTAAGGGCTATAAAAAAGACAGTATTTTAACTCCTATTTTCGTAATGCTAGAAGTAATAATGGAGGTTCTTATACCTTTTTTGATGGCAGATTTGATAGACAAAGGTATCGATGGTGGAAATATTCCGCTTATTATTAAGCTAGGTGTGACACTTCTTATAGGTGCATTTATATCACTATTCTTTGGAGCATTAGCCGGAAAAACAGCAGCTACAGCTTCAGCAGGCTTTGCAAAAAATTTAAGAAAAGGCATGTTTTATAATATTCAGGACTTTTCATTTTCAAATGTAGATAAGTTTTCTAATTCAAGTCTTATTACTAGGCTTACTACCGACGTTACAAATGTTCAGATGTCATATCAGATGATAATTAGAAATGCTGCTAGAAGTCCGCTTATGCTTATATTTGCACTTACAGCGGCTTTTGGAATAAGCTCAAAATTGTCTTTGATTTTCTTGACCATGATTCCAGTTTTAGGAATTGGCTTATATTTGATAATTAAAAATGCCTTTCCTATTTTTGAAAGAGTATTTAAATCATATGATAATCTAAACAGGATAGTTCAGGAAAATCTTTCAGGGATAAGAGTAGTGAAGTCCTTTATAAGAGAAGAGCATGAGATAGATAAATTTTCAAAGACCTCAGAAGAAATAAGCAAAGACTTTATAAAAGCGGAAAAATTATTGGCATTTAATATGCCATTGATGCAGTTTTCTGTGTACTCATGTATGCTCTTGCTATCGTGGTTTGGTGCTAGAGCTGTAGTAGCTAGTGGAAACAATCCAACGCTTGGGCTTAGTACAGGACAGCTTATGAGCCTTATAACTTATACTATGCAGATACTCATGAGCTTAATGATGCTTTCAATGGTGCTAGTTATGATAACAATATCGAAGGCATCAGCAAGAAGGATAGTTGAGGTTCTAGATGAGCAAACAGATATAAAAAATCCAAGCTCTCCTATTTATGAGGTAGAAAATGGAGATATAGAGTTTGAAAATGTCAACTTCAAGTATTCAGATAGTGCAGACAAGCTTTGTCTTGAGAATATTAATATCAAAATAAAATCAGGAGAAACTATAGGAATCATAGGAGGTACTGGCTCATCTAAGACTACTTTGCTTCAGCTTATCCCTAGACTCTACGATGTAAGCAGTGGAGCTGTTAAGGTATCAGGTATAGATGTTAGAAATTATGATATTAAGTCTCTTAGAAAATCTGTATCTATGGTACTTCAAAAAAATGTACTTTTTTCTGGAACTATAAAAGAAAACTTAAAATGGGGAAATCCAGATGCTACAGATGAAGAAATTAAACTGGCATGCTCTATAGCTCAAGCGGATGGCTTTATTGAGAGCTTTCCAGATAAATATGAAACCTATATAGAGCAAGGTGGAACCAATGTATCTGGTGGACAAAAGCAAAGAATTTGCATAGCAAGAGCCTTGCTTTCAAATCCTAAAGTGCTTATTCTAGACGACTCAACAAGTGCAGTAGATACAAAGACTGATTCGCATATCAGAAAAGAGCTATTAAGCAGTATGCCAAATACAACTAAAATCATCATAGGACAAAGAATATCTTCTATTTCTGAAGCAGATAAAATACTAGTGATGGATGATGGAAAAATAGTTG